A genome region from Methylorubrum populi includes the following:
- a CDS encoding DUF2892 domain-containing protein, whose amino-acid sequence MNEMIEDIFSGEPNLGMTERAVSVALGLGIAAAAAQPRPNKLLSLAALVVGVGLAVRGATGHCAVKAVAGGGRDLTA is encoded by the coding sequence GTGAACGAGATGATCGAGGACATTTTCTCCGGCGAGCCGAACCTGGGCATGACCGAGCGCGCGGTCTCCGTCGCGCTGGGGCTCGGCATCGCCGCCGCGGCGGCCCAGCCGCGGCCGAACAAGCTCCTGAGCCTCGCCGCCCTGGTGGTGGGCGTCGGCCTCGCCGTGCGCGGCGCCACCGGCCACTGCGCCGTCAAGGCGGTCGCCGGCGGCGGGCGCGACCTCACCGCCTGA
- a CDS encoding GlsB/YeaQ/YmgE family stress response membrane protein → MEILWTIIIGFVAGVIAKFIMPGDKEPAGFIMTTILGIVGAFVATFIGQAIGWYGPNEGARFIGSIVGACIVLAIYGFIAGRTSSRSL, encoded by the coding sequence ATGGAAATTCTCTGGACCATCATCATCGGCTTCGTGGCCGGCGTCATCGCCAAGTTCATCATGCCCGGCGACAAGGAGCCCGCCGGCTTCATCATGACGACGATCCTCGGCATCGTCGGCGCCTTCGTCGCCACCTTCATCGGCCAGGCGATCGGCTGGTACGGGCCGAACGAGGGCGCCCGCTTCATCGGCTCCATCGTCGGCGCCTGCATCGTGCTGGCGATCTACGGCTTCATCGCCGGCCGGACCAGCAGCCGCTCGCTCTGA
- a CDS encoding RidA family protein → MTIERYETGPRMSQAVAHGDLVFLAGQVAADVVGTGVTAQTQQILEQIDRLLLAAASDKSRILSATVYLADMGGFAEMNAAWDAWVDRENPPARATVEARLAGPEYYVEIVVTAVRTKP, encoded by the coding sequence ATGACCATCGAACGCTACGAGACCGGCCCCCGCATGAGCCAAGCGGTCGCCCACGGCGACCTCGTCTTCCTCGCGGGGCAAGTGGCCGCCGACGTGGTCGGCACCGGCGTGACCGCGCAGACGCAGCAGATCCTGGAGCAGATCGACCGGCTGCTGCTGGCGGCGGCCAGCGACAAGTCCCGCATCCTGTCGGCCACCGTCTACCTCGCCGACATGGGGGGCTTCGCCGAGATGAACGCCGCCTGGGACGCCTGGGTGGACCGGGAGAACCCGCCCGCCCGCGCCACCGTCGAGGCGCGGCTCGCCGGCCCCGAATACTACGTCGAGATCGTCGTCACCGCGGTGCGGACCAAGCCGTGA
- a CDS encoding polyamine ABC transporter substrate-binding protein, producing MIRRRLLAGLAALPFVLGCAAGLRAQERVVNIYNWSDYIDPKVLDDFTKATGIKVVYDTYDNNEILETKLLAGRSGYDIVVPSGPFLQRLIKAGVFLPLDKGKIPNLKNAWPEIDNRLQAYDPGNTFAVDYMWGTTGIGVNVAALRERLGANAVLNSWSLVLNPGSIGKLKDCGVMLLDSPEDLIPSILPFYGFKSDSKRWDDITTVTDALYKVRGSVRKFHSSEYINGLANGDLCLAVGYSGDVMQAKRRAEESKNGVEIAYFIPKEGTLMWFDAFAIPKDAAHPAEAHAFIDYMMRPEVAAANTNFVSFANGNLASQAFVKPEIMGNPGIYPDEATMQRLSINTAWNDSTQRFVTRAWTRVRTGR from the coding sequence GTGATCCGGCGGCGCCTGCTGGCGGGGCTCGCGGCCCTTCCCTTCGTGCTCGGCTGCGCGGCCGGTCTGCGGGCGCAGGAGCGCGTCGTCAACATCTACAACTGGTCGGACTACATCGACCCGAAGGTGCTCGACGACTTCACGAAGGCGACGGGGATCAAGGTCGTCTACGACACCTACGACAACAACGAGATCCTCGAGACGAAGTTGCTCGCCGGCCGATCCGGCTACGACATCGTCGTGCCCTCCGGGCCCTTCCTGCAGCGCCTGATCAAGGCGGGGGTCTTCCTGCCCCTCGACAAGGGGAAGATCCCCAACCTGAAGAACGCCTGGCCCGAGATCGACAACCGCCTCCAGGCCTACGATCCCGGCAACACGTTCGCCGTCGATTACATGTGGGGCACCACCGGCATCGGCGTGAACGTGGCGGCTTTGCGCGAGCGCCTCGGGGCCAACGCAGTCCTCAACAGTTGGAGCCTCGTGCTCAATCCGGGCTCGATCGGCAAGCTCAAGGATTGCGGCGTCATGCTCCTCGATTCCCCCGAGGACCTGATCCCCTCGATCCTGCCCTTCTACGGCTTCAAGTCGGACTCGAAGCGCTGGGACGACATCACCACCGTCACCGACGCCCTCTACAAGGTCCGCGGCTCGGTGCGGAAGTTCCATTCGTCGGAATACATCAACGGGCTCGCCAACGGCGATCTCTGCCTCGCGGTCGGCTATTCCGGCGACGTGATGCAGGCGAAGCGGCGCGCCGAGGAATCGAAGAACGGCGTCGAGATCGCCTACTTCATCCCGAAGGAGGGCACGCTGATGTGGTTCGACGCCTTCGCGATCCCGAAGGACGCCGCCCACCCGGCCGAGGCCCACGCCTTCATCGACTACATGATGCGCCCCGAGGTCGCGGCGGCCAACACCAACTTCGTGTCCTTCGCCAACGGCAACCTCGCCTCGCAGGCCTTCGTGAAGCCGGAGATCATGGGCAATCCCGGCATCTACCCGGACGAGGCGACGATGCAGCGGCTCTCGATCAACACCGCCTGGAACGACTCGACCCAGCGCTTCGTGACGCGCGCCTGGACGCGGGTGCGCACCGGCCGCTGA
- a CDS encoding IS110 family transposase: MVASPAHTAPASPCFLGADVSKDWVDLADTRGRTARIDNTVAALTAALSKPHWRACANLVCEATGGYEWPLIEAATALGLPIRRIHPGRARAFARAQARLAKTDRIDAAVLAALAAFTVDEVAPPLPSPAQRALAELMTRLGQLKDQRQAEQCRAERTESTIVRASITASLALLDGQIAAIGAALDEAIAADAELARTAALLRTCKGVGPVACRALLAWLPELGRLNRRTVAALVGVAPITCHSGSSIRSASITGGRKALRDVMFMAALTASRHNPVFRRLYERLRQAGKPHKLALIAVVRKLVTTLNAMVRAGKTFQTA; the protein is encoded by the coding sequence ATGGTAGCCTCGCCAGCCCACACCGCGCCAGCCTCCCCTTGCTTTCTCGGCGCCGATGTCTCGAAGGATTGGGTCGATCTGGCCGACACGCGCGGACGCACCGCCCGCATCGACAACACGGTCGCGGCCCTGACGGCCGCCTTGTCCAAGCCGCACTGGCGCGCCTGCGCCAACCTCGTGTGCGAAGCCACCGGCGGCTACGAGTGGCCGCTGATCGAAGCCGCCACGGCGCTGGGGCTGCCGATCCGCCGGATCCATCCCGGCCGCGCCCGGGCGTTCGCCCGCGCCCAGGCGCGGCTGGCCAAGACCGATCGGATCGACGCCGCCGTCCTGGCCGCCTTGGCGGCCTTTACCGTGGACGAAGTCGCCCCGCCGCTGCCGAGCCCGGCTCAGCGCGCGCTCGCCGAACTGATGACCCGGCTCGGCCAGCTCAAGGATCAGCGACAGGCCGAGCAGTGCCGGGCCGAACGCACCGAGAGCACGATCGTGCGCGCCTCGATCACCGCCAGCCTCGCCCTGCTCGACGGCCAGATCGCCGCGATCGGCGCGGCCTTGGACGAAGCCATCGCCGCCGATGCCGAACTGGCTCGCACCGCCGCCCTGTTGCGCACGTGCAAGGGCGTCGGACCCGTGGCCTGTCGTGCCCTGCTGGCGTGGCTGCCGGAACTCGGCCGCCTGAACCGGCGCACGGTCGCGGCTCTGGTCGGCGTGGCGCCCATCACCTGCCACAGCGGCTCCTCGATCCGCTCGGCCAGCATCACCGGCGGACGCAAAGCCTTGCGCGACGTGATGTTCATGGCCGCCCTGACCGCCAGCCGCCACAACCCCGTCTTCCGCCGCCTCTACGAGCGCCTGCGCCAAGCCGGCAAGCCCCACAAACTCGCCCTCATCGCCGTCGTGCGAAAGCTCGTCACCACCCTCAACGCCATGGTCCGCGCCGGAAAGACCTTCCAGACCGCTTGA
- the rpoC gene encoding DNA-directed RNA polymerase subunit beta', producing MNQEVMNLFNQQAQPQSFDQIKISISSPEKILSWSYGEIKKPETINYRTFKPERDGLFCARIFGPIKDYECLCGKYKRMKYKGVICEKCGVEVTLARVRRDRMGHIELAAPVAHIWFLKSLPSRIGLLLDMALKDLERILYFESYVVIEPGLTPLKERQLLSEEEYLRAQEEYGEDSFTAMIGAEAIRRILQELDLEGIATALKEEIATTTSELKPKKLMKRLKIIEAFQLSGNRPEWMILTVVPVIPPDLRPLVPLDGGRFATSDLNDLYRRVINRNNRLKRLIELRAPDIIIRNEKRMLQEAVDALFDNGRRGRVITGANKRPLKSLADMLKGKQGRFRQNLLGKRVDYSGRSVIVVGPELKLHQCGLPKKMALELFKPFIYARLDAKGFSATVKQAKKLVEKEKPEVWDILDEVIREHPVMLNRAPTLHRLGIQAFEPKLIEGKAIQLHPLVCAAFNADFDGDQMAVHVPLSLEAQLEARVLMMSTNNILHPANGQPIIVPSQDIVLGLYYLSIVADGAVGEHKAGDRNNPMQGVFGDIGQLEHALAAKTVSLHSKIKWRWRGLGPDGEPVSKIYDTTPGRVILSGVLPRHPKVPFDVVNKLMTKKEISAMIDTVYRHCGQKESVIFCDRIMALGFSHAFRAGISFGKDDMVVPENKWSIVDDTRALVKDYEQQYNDGLITQGEKYNKVVDAWAKCSDKLAAEMMGRISAVQKDDKGADRQVNSIYMMSHSGARGSPAQMKQLAAMRGLMAKPSGEIIETPIISNFKEGLDVLEYFNSTHGARKGLADTALKTANSGYLTRRLVDVAQDAVIRETDCGTTNGIKMRAIIDAGQVVAPLAIRILGRAAAEDLVASDGSVIVATGETIEERHLPAINAAGIQEVKIRSVLVCQTKSGVCATCYGRDLARGTPVNMGEAVGVIAAQSIGEPGTQLTMRTFHIGGAAQIADSSFIESSFEGTIRIRNRSLAKNSDGDLIATGRSVAVVIVGSDGTERAVHRLQYGAKVRVDEGDTIKRGQRIAEWDPYTRPIVAEVDGIVGYEDLYDGQSITETTDESTGIAKRVVIDWRGSARTSDLKPAMLVLDRDGKAVKLPRGSDARYFLPVDAIIGLDPGAKVKAGDVLARVSTESAKTRDITGGLPRVAELFEARRPKDAAIIAEKSGSIQFGRDYKNKRRLTLTPHDGSEPVEYLIPKGKHIHLQDGDVVELGDYIVDGNPAPHDILAIKGVEELAAYLVNEIQEVYRLQGVSINDKHIEVIVRQMLQKVEITDGGDSDILTGDQIDRTELAEFNEKLLAEGKKPIQGVPVLLGITKASLQTKSFISAASFQETTRVLTEAAVNGKVDTLEGLKENVIVGSLIPAGTGSLAADIRSIARRRDSLILQQRSAENAANAAELSELPPAAAE from the coding sequence ATGAACCAAGAGGTCATGAACCTTTTCAATCAGCAGGCCCAGCCGCAGAGCTTCGACCAGATCAAGATCTCGATCTCGTCGCCGGAAAAAATCCTCTCGTGGTCCTACGGCGAGATCAAGAAGCCCGAGACGATCAACTACCGCACCTTCAAGCCCGAGCGCGACGGCCTGTTCTGCGCGCGCATCTTCGGGCCGATCAAGGACTACGAGTGCTTGTGCGGCAAGTACAAGCGCATGAAGTACAAGGGCGTCATCTGCGAGAAGTGCGGCGTCGAGGTCACCCTCGCGCGCGTGCGGCGCGACCGCATGGGCCATATCGAGCTGGCCGCCCCCGTCGCGCATATCTGGTTCCTGAAGTCGCTGCCGAGCCGCATCGGCCTGCTGCTCGACATGGCGCTCAAGGATCTCGAGCGAATCCTGTACTTCGAGTCCTACGTCGTCATCGAGCCGGGCCTCACCCCCCTCAAGGAGCGTCAGCTCCTGTCGGAGGAGGAGTACCTGCGCGCGCAGGAGGAGTACGGCGAGGATTCGTTCACGGCGATGATCGGCGCCGAGGCGATCCGGCGCATCCTGCAGGAACTCGACCTCGAAGGCATCGCGACCGCGCTCAAGGAGGAGATCGCGACGACGACCTCCGAACTGAAGCCCAAGAAGCTGATGAAGCGCCTCAAGATCATCGAGGCGTTCCAGCTCTCCGGCAACCGCCCCGAGTGGATGATCCTGACGGTCGTGCCGGTCATCCCGCCGGACCTGCGCCCGCTGGTGCCGCTGGACGGCGGCCGCTTCGCGACCTCCGACCTCAACGACCTCTATCGCCGCGTCATCAACCGCAACAACCGCCTGAAGCGGCTGATCGAGCTGCGTGCGCCCGACATCATCATCCGCAACGAGAAGCGCATGCTTCAGGAGGCGGTCGATGCGCTGTTCGACAACGGCCGCCGCGGCCGCGTCATCACGGGTGCCAACAAGCGTCCGCTGAAGTCGCTCGCCGACATGCTGAAGGGCAAGCAGGGCCGCTTCCGCCAGAACCTGCTCGGCAAGCGCGTCGACTACTCGGGCCGCTCGGTCATCGTGGTCGGCCCGGAGTTGAAGCTGCACCAGTGCGGCCTGCCGAAGAAGATGGCGCTGGAGCTGTTCAAGCCGTTCATCTACGCGCGCCTCGACGCCAAGGGCTTTTCCGCGACCGTCAAACAAGCAAAAAAACTCGTCGAGAAGGAAAAGCCGGAGGTCTGGGACATCCTCGATGAGGTCATCCGCGAGCATCCCGTCATGCTCAACCGCGCGCCGACGCTGCACCGGCTGGGCATCCAGGCGTTCGAGCCGAAGCTGATCGAGGGCAAGGCGATCCAGCTCCACCCGCTGGTCTGCGCCGCGTTCAACGCCGACTTCGACGGCGACCAGATGGCCGTGCACGTCCCCCTGAGCCTCGAGGCCCAGTTGGAGGCGCGCGTCCTGATGATGTCGACCAACAACATCCTGCACCCGGCCAACGGCCAGCCGATCATCGTGCCGTCGCAGGACATCGTTCTCGGCCTCTACTACCTCTCGATCGTCGCCGACGGCGCGGTCGGCGAGCACAAGGCCGGCGACAGGAACAACCCGATGCAGGGCGTGTTCGGCGATATCGGTCAGCTCGAGCACGCGCTCGCGGCCAAGACCGTGTCGCTGCACTCGAAGATCAAGTGGCGCTGGCGCGGCCTCGGGCCGGACGGCGAGCCCGTGTCGAAGATCTACGACACGACCCCGGGCCGCGTGATCCTGTCCGGCGTGCTGCCGCGGCACCCGAAGGTGCCCTTCGACGTCGTCAACAAGCTGATGACGAAGAAGGAGATCTCGGCGATGATCGACACCGTCTACCGCCACTGCGGTCAGAAGGAATCGGTGATCTTCTGCGACCGCATCATGGCGCTTGGCTTCAGCCACGCCTTCCGCGCCGGCATCTCGTTCGGCAAGGACGATATGGTCGTGCCGGAGAACAAGTGGTCGATCGTCGACGACACCCGCGCGCTGGTGAAGGATTACGAGCAGCAGTACAACGACGGCCTGATCACCCAGGGCGAGAAGTACAACAAGGTCGTCGATGCCTGGGCGAAGTGTTCCGACAAGCTCGCCGCCGAGATGATGGGCCGGATCTCCGCCGTCCAGAAGGACGACAAGGGGGCCGACCGTCAGGTCAACTCGATCTACATGATGAGCCACTCGGGCGCCCGCGGTTCGCCGGCGCAGATGAAGCAGCTCGCGGCGATGCGCGGCCTCATGGCCAAGCCCTCGGGCGAGATCATCGAGACCCCGATCATCTCGAACTTCAAGGAAGGCCTCGACGTTCTCGAGTACTTCAACTCCACCCACGGCGCCCGCAAGGGCCTCGCGGACACGGCGCTGAAGACCGCGAATTCCGGGTATCTCACCCGCCGCCTCGTCGACGTGGCGCAGGACGCCGTGATCCGCGAGACGGATTGCGGCACCACCAACGGCATCAAGATGCGCGCCATCATCGATGCCGGCCAGGTCGTCGCCCCGCTCGCCATCCGCATCCTGGGCCGTGCCGCGGCCGAGGATCTGGTGGCGAGCGACGGCAGCGTCATCGTCGCGACCGGCGAGACGATCGAGGAGCGCCACCTGCCGGCGATCAACGCCGCCGGCATCCAGGAGGTGAAGATCCGCTCGGTGCTGGTCTGCCAGACCAAGAGCGGCGTCTGCGCCACCTGCTACGGGCGCGACCTCGCCCGCGGCACGCCCGTCAACATGGGCGAGGCCGTCGGCGTCATCGCGGCGCAGTCGATCGGCGAGCCGGGCACCCAGCTCACCATGCGCACCTTCCACATCGGCGGCGCGGCGCAGATCGCGGATTCGTCCTTCATCGAGTCGAGCTTCGAGGGCACGATCCGCATCCGCAACCGGTCGCTGGCCAAGAACTCGGACGGCGACCTCATCGCCACCGGCCGCTCGGTCGCGGTGGTGATCGTCGGTTCCGACGGCACCGAGCGGGCGGTCCACCGCCTGCAATACGGCGCCAAGGTGCGCGTGGACGAGGGCGACACGATCAAGCGCGGGCAGCGGATCGCCGAGTGGGATCCCTACACCCGTCCGATCGTCGCCGAGGTGGACGGCATCGTCGGCTACGAGGATCTCTACGACGGTCAGTCCATCACCGAGACCACCGACGAGTCGACCGGCATCGCCAAGCGCGTCGTCATCGACTGGCGCGGCTCGGCCCGCACCTCCGACCTGAAGCCGGCGATGCTGGTGCTGGATCGGGACGGCAAGGCGGTGAAGCTGCCGCGCGGCTCGGATGCCCGCTACTTCCTGCCGGTCGATGCCATCATCGGTCTCGATCCGGGGGCGAAGGTGAAGGCCGGCGACGTGCTCGCCCGCGTCTCGACGGAATCGGCCAAGACCCGCGACATCACCGGCGGTCTGCCGCGGGTGGCGGAGCTGTTCGAGGCACGTCGCCCGAAGGATGCGGCGATCATCGCCGAGAAGTCCGGCTCGATCCAGTTCGGCCGCGACTACAAGAACAAGCGTCGCCTGACGCTGACGCCGCACGACGGTTCGGAGCCGGTCGAGTACCTGATCCCCAAGGGCAAGCACATCCACCTGCAGGACGGGGACGTGGTCGAGCTCGGCGACTACATCGTCGACGGCAACCCGGCGCCGCACGACATCCTGGCGATCAAGGGCGTGGAGGAGCTGGCCGCCTACCTCGTCAACGAGATCCAGGAGGTCTACCGGCTCCAGGGCGTGTCGATCAACGACAAGCACATCGAGGTCATCGTCCGGCAGATGCTGCAGAAGGTGGAGATCACCGACGGCGGCGATTCCGACATCCTCACCGGCGACCAGATCGACCGGACGGAACTCGCCGAGTTCAACGAGAAGCTGCTCGCCGAGGGCAAGAAGCCGATCCAGGGCGTGCCCGTCCTGCTCGGCATCACCAAGGCGAGCCTGCAGACCAAGTCGTTCATCTCGGCGGCCTCGTTCCAGGAGACCACCCGCGTCCTCACGGAGGCGGCGGTCAACGGCAAGGTCGACACCCTGGAAGGCCTCAAGGAGAACGTCATCGTCGGTTCGCTCATCCCGGCCGGCACCGGCTCGCTCGCGGCGGACATCCGCTCCATCGCCCGCCGCCGCGACAGCCTGATCCTGCAGCAGCGCTCCGCCGAGAACGCGGCCAACGCCGCCGAGCTCAGCGAGTTGCCCCCGGCCGCGGCCGAGTAA